Proteins encoded in a region of the Triticum dicoccoides isolate Atlit2015 ecotype Zavitan chromosome 3A, WEW_v2.0, whole genome shotgun sequence genome:
- the LOC119270022 gene encoding aldehyde dehydrogenase family 2 member C4-like — protein MAAANGGKGFEVPELDIKFTKLFINGQFVDAASGKTFETRDPRTGEVIARIAEGDKADIDLAVKAAREAFDNGPWPRMPGCARARIMHKFADLVDQHVEELAALDTVDAGKLFMMGKMMDIPGGANLLRYYAGAADKIHGETLKMTRPLHGYTLKEPVGVVGHIVPWNYPTTMFFFKVSPALAAGCTMVVKPAEQTPLSALFYAHLAKEAGIPDGVLNVVPGFGPTAGAAIASHMDVDKISFTGSTEVGRLVMQAAATSNLKPVSLELGGKSPVIVFDDADVDIAVNLVNMATYMNKGEICVAGTRIYVQEGIYDAFVKKSVELAKKSVVGDPFNPNVHQGPQVDKDQYEKVLKYIDVGKSEGATLLTGGKPCSDKGYYIEPTIFTDVTDDMSIAQEEIFGPVMALMKFKTVDEVIQKANSTRYGLAAGVVTKNIDTMNTVSRSVRSGVVWVNCYFAFDPDAPFGGCKMSGFGKDMGTDALEKYLHTKTVVTPLYNTPWL, from the exons atggcggcagCGAACGGCGGCAAGGGGTTCGAGGTGCCGGAGCTGGACATCAAGTTCACCAAGCTCTTCATCAATGGCCAGTTCGTCGACGCGGCTTCCG GCAAGACGTTCGAGACGCGGGACCCACGCACCGGCGAGGTGATCGCCAGGATCGCCGAGGGAGACAAGGCCGACATCGACCTCGCCGTGAAGGCCGCCCGCGAGGCCTTCGACAACGGCCCATGGCCCAGAATGCCCGGCTGT GCAAGGGCCCGGATCATGCACAAGTTCGCGGACCTGGTCGACCAGCACGTCGAGGAGCTGGCGGCGCTGGACACGGTGGACGCCGGCAAGCTCTTCATGATGGGTAAGATGATGGACATCCCCGGAGGCGCCAACTTGCTCCGGTACTACGCCGGCGCCGCCGACAAGATCCACGGCGAGACGCTCAAGATGACGCGCCCGCTCCACGGCTACACGCTCAAGGAGCCCGTCGGCGTCGTGGGCCACATCGTGCCCTGGAACTACCCCACCACCATGTTCTTCTTCAAGGTCAGCCCCGCGCTCGCCGCCGGCTGCACCATGGTCGTCAAGCCCGCCGAGCAGACGCCCCTCTCCGCGCTCTTCTACGCCCACCTCGCCAAGGAGGCCGGCATCCCCGACGGCGTTCTCAACGTCGTGCCCGGATTTGGACCCACGGCCGGTGCCGCCATCGCCTCTCACATGGACGTCGACAAGATCAGCTTCACGGGATCCACGGAGGTCGGGCGGCTGGTCATGCAGGCTGCGGCCACGAGCAACCTAAAGCCCGTCTCACTGGagctggggggcaagtcccccgtcATCGTGTTTGACGACGCCGACGTTGACATAGCCGTCAACCTCGTTAACATGGCCACCTACATGAACAAG GGCGAGATCTGCGTCGCCGGCACACGCATATACGTGCAGGAAGGGATCTACGACGCCTTTGTGAAGAAATCGGTCGAGCTTGCCAAGAAATCGGTGGTCGGAGATCCTTTCAACCCAAACGTACATCAAGGCCCTCAG GTTGACAAGGATCAATACGAGAAGGTGCTCAAGTACATCGACGTCGGTAAGAGCGAAGGCGCCACCCTCCTCACCGGAGGGAAGCCCTGCAGCGACAAGGGTTACTACATCGAGCCCACCATCTTCACCGACGTCACCGATGACATGTCGATTGCGCAAGAGGAAATCTTCGGCCCAGTCATGGCTCTCATGAAATTCAA GACGGTGGACGAGGTGATTCAGAAGGCCAACAGCACCCGGTATGGCCTGGCCGCCGGCGTGGTGACCAAGAACATCGACACCATGAACACCGTGTCGCGGTCCGTCAGGTCCGGGGTCGTCTGGGTTAACTGCTACTTCGCCTTCGACCCCGACGCCCCGTTCGGCGGCTGCAAGATGAGCGGCTTCGGCAAGGACATGGGCACGGATGCCCTCGAAAAGTACCTGCACACCAAGACTGTGGTCACTCCGCTCTACAACACACCCTGGCTGTGA